One part of the Lapillicoccus jejuensis genome encodes these proteins:
- a CDS encoding type IV toxin-antitoxin system AbiEi family antitoxin domain-containing protein, giving the protein MEQTTRDALNRLAAAQLGLVTRAQLLSYSVSRDTIRWRLASKRWVAVHPGVYLTSPGRRDWPMLAMAAVLHGGPEAVLWADSAAFSHGLAREPDVIQVLVPHSSQVSGRPGVTVSRARDLAERAALEVIDEDAPDLARLPRTTVEATVLDVGARLDADGVLALVASACQKGLTWDEALRVELSRRSRYRWRDLLEAALVDVGDGAQSVLELRYLRDVERAHALPSGVSQQPTAGGWRHHDRGYPDQRVLVELQGLAFHGTAAAQVRDGRRQRDSLQEGWVTVPAFWSDVAGSPCALAGEVGALLSRRGWSGRVRRCRRRGCGAATPQRVAPVGS; this is encoded by the coding sequence GTGGAGCAGACGACGCGGGATGCGCTCAACCGGCTGGCAGCGGCCCAGCTGGGTCTGGTGACCCGCGCCCAGCTGCTGTCGTACAGCGTCTCGCGCGACACGATCCGATGGCGGCTCGCCTCGAAGCGCTGGGTCGCGGTGCATCCCGGTGTCTACCTCACGTCCCCCGGACGCCGTGACTGGCCGATGCTGGCGATGGCGGCCGTCCTGCACGGGGGACCGGAGGCGGTGCTGTGGGCCGACAGCGCGGCCTTCAGCCACGGGCTTGCTCGTGAGCCGGACGTCATCCAGGTGCTCGTGCCGCACTCGAGCCAGGTCTCGGGGCGACCGGGCGTGACGGTGAGCAGGGCCCGCGACCTGGCGGAGCGGGCGGCCCTGGAGGTGATCGACGAGGACGCGCCGGACCTGGCCCGCCTCCCTCGGACCACGGTCGAGGCGACCGTGCTCGACGTGGGCGCGCGGCTGGACGCCGACGGGGTCCTGGCCCTCGTCGCGTCGGCCTGCCAGAAGGGCCTGACCTGGGACGAGGCCCTACGGGTCGAGCTGTCCCGTCGCTCCCGCTACCGCTGGCGCGACCTGCTCGAGGCGGCCCTGGTCGATGTCGGCGACGGCGCCCAGTCCGTCCTGGAGCTGCGCTACCTGCGTGATGTCGAGCGCGCCCATGCTCTGCCGTCAGGGGTGTCGCAGCAGCCGACGGCCGGCGGGTGGCGGCACCACGACCGCGGGTACCCGGACCAGCGCGTCCTGGTCGAGCTGCAGGGCCTGGCGTTCCACGGGACGGCCGCCGCACAGGTGCGCGACGGCCGGAGGCAGCGGGACAGCCTGCAGGAGGGGTGGGTCACCGTCCCGGCGTTCTGGTCGGACGTGGCGGGGTCGCCGTGTGCCTTGGCCGGCGAGGTGGGTGCCCTGTTGAGCCGACGCGGCTGGTCGGGACGGGTGCGTCGGTGTCGGCGTCGCGGCTGCGGAGCGGCCACGCCACAGCGGGTGGCTCCGGTGGGGTCATAG
- the mmsB gene encoding multiple monosaccharide ABC transporter permease: protein MNKVRQIFGGDLRQLGMVVALVAILVFFHIWTGGFVISPDNFNNIIQGNAYILVLAIGMVLVIIAGNIDLSVGSVSAAVGISVALAMQNWNLPWPLAILFGLALGALIGAWQGLWTAYVGIPAFIVTLAGMLTFRGVNQAIGKSLTVQVPDGFQVIGQGVLPEVGPNTGYNNLTILVGIVACLFVVYGTINGRRKLQRIGAEVEDSTVTWTRLVLICVVILGVMFFFASGRQGFPVSGLILVALILIYSFIAQRTITGRHVYAVGGNRLAAELSGVKSKRINFLVMMNMSVLAALAGMMFDARSAASGPFDGQGWELDAIAAVFIGGAAVSGGVGTVIGSMVGGLVMASLNNGLQIKGIGADATQIIKGLVLLLAVALDVYNKSQGKPSVTALLMRNSRGTRGGSGGPTAASATPQDTSQNVTSSVGQSR, encoded by the coding sequence ATGAACAAGGTCAGGCAGATCTTCGGAGGTGACCTCCGCCAGCTCGGCATGGTCGTCGCCCTCGTCGCCATCCTCGTCTTCTTCCACATCTGGACGGGTGGCTTCGTCATCTCCCCGGACAACTTCAACAACATCATCCAGGGCAACGCCTACATCCTCGTCCTGGCCATCGGCATGGTGCTCGTCATCATCGCCGGCAACATCGACCTGTCCGTCGGGTCGGTCTCGGCCGCGGTCGGCATCAGCGTGGCCCTCGCTATGCAGAACTGGAACCTGCCCTGGCCGCTGGCCATCCTGTTCGGTCTCGCGCTCGGCGCGCTGATCGGCGCCTGGCAGGGCCTGTGGACGGCGTACGTCGGCATCCCGGCCTTCATCGTCACGCTCGCCGGCATGCTGACCTTCCGCGGGGTCAACCAGGCCATCGGCAAGTCGCTGACCGTGCAGGTGCCGGACGGCTTCCAGGTCATCGGGCAGGGCGTGCTGCCCGAGGTCGGGCCCAACACCGGCTACAACAACCTGACGATCCTCGTCGGCATCGTCGCCTGCCTCTTCGTCGTCTACGGCACGATCAACGGCCGCCGCAAGCTGCAGCGCATCGGCGCCGAGGTCGAGGACTCGACCGTCACCTGGACCCGGCTCGTCCTCATCTGCGTCGTCATCCTCGGCGTGATGTTCTTCTTCGCCTCGGGTCGCCAGGGCTTCCCGGTCTCGGGCCTCATCCTCGTCGCGCTGATCCTCATCTACAGCTTCATCGCGCAGCGCACCATCACCGGCCGCCACGTCTACGCGGTGGGCGGCAACCGGCTGGCGGCCGAGCTGTCCGGCGTGAAGAGCAAGCGGATCAACTTCCTCGTCATGATGAACATGTCCGTCCTCGCCGCCCTCGCGGGGATGATGTTCGACGCCCGCTCCGCCGCCTCCGGCCCGTTCGACGGCCAGGGCTGGGAGCTCGACGCCATCGCCGCGGTCTTCATCGGTGGCGCCGCCGTCTCCGGTGGTGTCGGCACCGTCATCGGGTCGATGGTCGGAGGCCTGGTCATGGCCTCGCTCAACAACGGCCTGCAGATCAAGGGCATCGGCGCCGACGCGACCCAGATCATCAAGGGTCTCGTCCTGCTCCTCGCGGTCGCCCTCGACGTCTACAACAAGTCGCAGGGGAAGCCGTCGGTGACGGCGCTGCTCATGCGCAACTCGAGAGGGACCCGGGGGGGCTCAGGTGGTCCGACCGCCGCGAGCGCGACACCCCAGGACACCTCGCAGAACGTCACCTCGTCCGTCGGCCAGTCCCGCTGA
- a CDS encoding HAD family hydrolase, which produces MTADGARDVRAVVFDWGGTLTPWHTVDLAAQWRDFAAEYHVDEPHLRDDLAARIAAAEDAGWRRGRGDDHASARFEEILAEAGVVADDPRAVVAGAAYRRFWEPHTWTDPQVRPLWEALRDNGIRVGVLSNTIWSRDYHRGVFERDGVLDLLDADVYSSETPWVKPHPEIFRFAADRVGVAPEHCVYVGDRAYEDVHGPQAVGMRAIWVPHSDIPEGQQVAVDAVPDGVAHELLDVLDLVLGWRADAAPAADR; this is translated from the coding sequence GTGACCGCGGACGGTGCCCGTGACGTGCGGGCCGTCGTCTTCGACTGGGGCGGCACCCTCACGCCCTGGCACACCGTCGACCTGGCCGCGCAGTGGCGCGACTTCGCCGCCGAGTACCACGTCGACGAGCCGCACCTGCGGGACGACCTCGCGGCGCGGATCGCCGCCGCCGAGGACGCCGGCTGGCGGCGCGGCCGCGGCGACGACCACGCGTCGGCGCGGTTCGAGGAGATCCTCGCCGAGGCCGGGGTCGTCGCCGACGACCCGCGGGCGGTGGTCGCCGGGGCGGCGTACCGTCGCTTCTGGGAGCCGCACACCTGGACCGACCCGCAGGTCCGTCCGCTGTGGGAGGCGTTGCGCGACAACGGGATCCGCGTCGGCGTGCTGTCCAACACGATCTGGTCGCGCGACTACCACCGCGGCGTGTTCGAGCGCGACGGCGTGCTGGACCTGCTCGACGCGGACGTCTACTCCAGCGAGACGCCGTGGGTGAAGCCGCACCCGGAGATCTTCCGGTTCGCGGCGGACCGGGTCGGGGTCGCGCCGGAGCACTGCGTCTACGTCGGTGACCGCGCGTACGAGGACGTGCACGGCCCGCAGGCGGTCGGCATGCGCGCGATCTGGGTGCCGCACAGCGACATCCCCGAGGGTCAGCAGGTCGCCGTCGACGCCGTCCCCGACGGCGTCGCCCACGAGCTGCTCGACGTCCTCGACCTCGTCCTGGGGTGGCGCGCCGACGCCGCCCCGGCGGCGGACCGCTGA
- a CDS encoding proline--tRNA ligase, with product MRMSTLFLRTLREDPADAEVPSHRLLVRAGYIRRVSPGIYTWLPLGLKVLRRVETIVREEMDAIGAQELLFPALLPREPYEATGRWTEYGPNIFRLKDRKDQDYLLGPTHEELFTLAVKDLYSSYKDLPVTLYQIQTKYRDEARPRAGVLRGREFVMKDAYSFDVDDAGLAKSYDAQREAYVRIFDRLGFHYVIVEAMAGAMGGSKSEEFLATAENGEDTYVRCPHCGYAANVEAVRVPVPDAVDASGVPAAHVEDTPDTPTIASLVELLDARFPRDDRPWAAGDTLKNVIVKVTQPDGTSEVLAIGVPGDREVDDKRLSAQLEPATYEIFDDFASLPQLVKGYIGPGALGADKPAGVRYLLDPRVVDGTRWVTGADQPGHHVVDLVKGRDFDADGTIEAAEVRVGDACPSCGHGLEAARGIEMGHIFQLGRKYAESLGLKVLDENGKLVTVTMGSYGVGVSRAVAAVAEGNHDELGLVWPRQLSPADVHVVATGKDDAVFLKAQEICQGLEAAGLEVLYDDRKGVSPGVKFKDSELIGVPTIVVVGRGLADGEVEIKDRRSGERRAVPVDDAVREVLAEVRTA from the coding sequence ATGCGGATGTCGACCCTGTTCCTGCGCACCCTTCGCGAGGACCCGGCCGACGCGGAGGTCCCGAGCCACCGCCTGCTCGTGCGCGCGGGCTACATCCGCCGGGTCAGCCCGGGCATCTACACGTGGCTGCCGCTCGGCCTCAAGGTGCTGCGCCGCGTCGAGACGATCGTCCGCGAGGAGATGGACGCGATCGGCGCGCAGGAGCTGCTCTTCCCCGCCCTGCTGCCCCGCGAGCCCTACGAGGCGACCGGCCGCTGGACCGAGTACGGCCCGAACATCTTCCGGCTCAAGGACCGCAAGGACCAGGACTACCTGCTCGGGCCGACGCACGAGGAGCTGTTCACCCTCGCGGTCAAGGACCTCTACTCGTCCTACAAGGACCTGCCGGTCACGCTGTACCAGATCCAGACGAAGTACCGCGACGAGGCGCGGCCCCGCGCGGGCGTGCTGCGCGGGCGCGAGTTCGTCATGAAGGACGCCTACTCCTTCGACGTCGACGACGCCGGCCTGGCCAAGAGCTACGACGCGCAGCGCGAGGCCTACGTCCGGATCTTCGACCGGCTCGGCTTCCACTACGTCATCGTCGAGGCGATGGCCGGGGCGATGGGCGGCTCCAAGAGCGAGGAGTTCCTCGCGACGGCCGAGAACGGCGAGGACACCTACGTGCGCTGCCCGCACTGCGGGTACGCCGCCAACGTCGAGGCCGTCCGCGTCCCCGTGCCCGACGCGGTCGACGCGTCCGGAGTCCCCGCCGCGCACGTCGAGGACACCCCCGACACCCCGACCATCGCGTCCCTGGTCGAGCTGCTCGACGCGCGCTTCCCCCGTGACGACCGCCCCTGGGCCGCCGGCGACACCCTCAAGAACGTCATCGTCAAGGTCACCCAGCCCGACGGCACGAGCGAGGTGCTCGCCATCGGCGTCCCCGGCGACCGCGAGGTCGACGACAAGCGCCTGTCGGCCCAGCTCGAGCCGGCGACGTACGAGATCTTCGACGACTTCGCCTCGCTGCCCCAGCTGGTCAAGGGCTACATCGGCCCCGGCGCGCTCGGCGCCGACAAGCCCGCCGGCGTGCGCTACCTGCTCGACCCCCGCGTCGTCGACGGGACCCGCTGGGTCACCGGCGCCGACCAGCCCGGCCACCACGTCGTCGACCTGGTCAAGGGCCGCGACTTCGACGCCGACGGCACCATCGAGGCCGCCGAGGTCCGGGTCGGCGACGCCTGCCCCAGCTGCGGTCACGGGCTCGAGGCCGCCCGCGGCATCGAGATGGGCCACATCTTCCAGCTCGGCCGCAAGTACGCCGAGTCGCTCGGCCTCAAGGTCCTCGACGAGAACGGCAAGCTCGTCACGGTGACGATGGGCTCGTACGGCGTCGGGGTCTCGCGCGCCGTCGCCGCGGTCGCCGAGGGCAACCACGACGAGCTCGGCCTGGTCTGGCCTCGCCAGCTCAGCCCCGCCGACGTCCACGTCGTCGCGACGGGCAAGGACGACGCCGTCTTCCTCAAGGCGCAGGAGATCTGCCAGGGCCTGGAGGCCGCCGGCCTCGAGGTCCTGTACGACGACCGCAAGGGCGTCTCCCCGGGCGTGAAGTTCAAGGACTCCGAGCTCATCGGCGTGCCCACCATCGTCGTCGTGGGACGCGGCCTGGCCGACGGCGAGGTCGAGATCAAGGACCGGCGCAGCGGCGAGCGGCGCGCGGTGCCCGTCGACGACGCCGTACGGGAGGTCCTGGCGGAGGTCCGCACCGCGTGA
- a CDS encoding MarR family winged helix-turn-helix transcriptional regulator: MTARITSTPTQDRTTDEDATSTRLGVALRQLTLQVERHRLALSAYLGCSVTETQLMSHLLATGPMTIGEVADAMGLRSSVVTGIADRLEAKGFVARQEDGGDRRRRILVLRGDRADEVRDAVRLLDEAVGDLGARRATQLAEALELSGARLDGVTDGLLAREPLAPSPRRLR; the protein is encoded by the coding sequence GTGACCGCCCGCATCACCTCCACCCCCACGCAGGACCGCACCACCGACGAGGACGCCACGTCCACGAGGCTCGGTGTCGCCTTGCGCCAGCTCACCCTCCAGGTCGAGCGCCACCGCCTCGCCCTGTCGGCGTACCTCGGCTGCTCGGTCACCGAGACCCAGCTGATGAGCCACCTGCTCGCCACCGGGCCCATGACGATCGGCGAGGTCGCCGACGCGATGGGGCTGCGCAGCAGCGTCGTGACCGGCATCGCCGACCGCCTCGAGGCCAAGGGCTTCGTCGCGCGCCAGGAGGACGGCGGCGACCGACGACGCCGCATCCTCGTCCTGCGCGGCGACCGCGCCGATGAGGTGCGCGACGCCGTACGCCTGCTCGACGAGGCCGTCGGTGACCTCGGCGCCCGCCGGGCCACCCAGCTGGCCGAGGCGCTCGAGCTGTCGGGCGCCCGACTGGACGGCGTCACCGACGGTCTGCTGGCCCGCGAGCCGCTGGCGCCGTCGCCCCGCCGGCTGCGCTGA
- a CDS encoding sugar-binding protein, protein MRTYAKVLAVSAAAALALSACGRGGDTPASGSGGGSTGGAAAGGFAANSLIGIALPQKTSENWVLAESLFNDGLSGAGFQKDVQFANGGVGEQQNQIQAMITKGAKVIVVGAIDSKQLGTQLKAAKDAGITVIAYDRQLQSTDAVNYYIAYNNEKVGELQGQALLDGMKAKKANGPYNVELFAGSPDDPNAQVFFNGAMKILQPKISDGTLKVVSGQTSFNQVVTQGWKAENAQKRMDTLISANYQSGTKLDGVLSPNDTLARAILESCKQAGIGTPIVTGQDSEVESVKSIVAGGDYAQYSTINKDTTNLVKATIEMIQALQKGETPKTNATDDNGSKSVPTEYLEPVIVTKANAAEAYKGTSLEQYTK, encoded by the coding sequence ATGCGCACGTACGCCAAGGTGCTGGCGGTCTCCGCGGCCGCCGCTCTCGCCCTGTCAGCCTGTGGCCGCGGTGGCGACACCCCGGCATCCGGCTCGGGCGGCGGCTCGACGGGGGGCGCGGCCGCCGGCGGCTTCGCCGCCAACTCGCTCATCGGTATCGCGCTCCCGCAGAAGACCTCGGAGAACTGGGTCCTCGCCGAGAGCCTGTTCAACGACGGCCTCTCGGGCGCCGGCTTCCAGAAGGACGTCCAGTTCGCCAACGGCGGCGTGGGCGAGCAGCAGAACCAGATCCAGGCCATGATCACCAAGGGCGCCAAGGTGATCGTCGTCGGCGCGATCGACTCCAAGCAGCTGGGCACCCAGCTCAAGGCGGCCAAGGACGCCGGCATCACGGTCATCGCGTACGACCGCCAGCTCCAGTCGACCGACGCGGTCAACTACTACATCGCCTACAACAACGAGAAGGTCGGCGAGCTCCAGGGCCAGGCCCTGCTCGACGGCATGAAGGCCAAGAAGGCCAACGGCCCCTACAACGTCGAGCTGTTCGCCGGGTCCCCCGACGACCCGAACGCCCAGGTGTTCTTCAACGGCGCGATGAAGATCCTCCAGCCGAAGATCTCCGACGGCACCCTTAAGGTCGTCTCGGGCCAGACCTCCTTCAACCAGGTCGTCACCCAGGGCTGGAAGGCCGAGAACGCGCAGAAGCGCATGGACACCCTCATCTCGGCCAACTACCAGAGCGGCACCAAGCTGGACGGCGTCCTGTCGCCCAACGACACCCTGGCCCGCGCCATCCTCGAGTCCTGCAAGCAGGCCGGCATCGGCACCCCGATCGTCACCGGTCAGGACTCCGAGGTCGAGTCGGTGAAGTCCATCGTCGCCGGCGGTGACTACGCTCAGTACTCGACGATCAACAAGGACACGACCAACCTGGTCAAGGCGACGATCGAGATGATCCAGGCGCTGCAGAAGGGCGAGACCCCGAAGACCAACGCGACGGACGACAACGGGTCCAAGTCGGTCCCGACGGAGTACCTCGAGCCGGTCATCGTCACCAAGGCCAACGCGGCCGAGGCGTACAAGGGCACCAGCCTGGAGCAGTACACCAAGTGA
- a CDS encoding TSUP family transporter has protein sequence MGLTELTAGTLVFLVLAGFLAGWVDAVVGGGGLVQLPALLLGLPGAAPAQVLATNKLAGVMGTTTSSVTFYRRIRPDLRTALPMAAVAYVGAVVGALIGLHIPKSAFNPIILVCLVLVGAYTLLKPQLGTATALRWDGVRHTVAAMLTGFLVGVYDGALGPGTGSFLVFALVGLLGYAFLEASAKAKIANVATNLGALTVFAPGGHVVWGVGLLMGAANLAGGYLGARTAVRLGSRFVRIVFVVVVTAFVVRLSLQLLGVWR, from the coding sequence GTGGGGCTCACCGAGCTCACGGCCGGCACCCTCGTCTTCCTCGTCCTCGCGGGGTTCCTCGCCGGCTGGGTCGACGCGGTCGTGGGCGGGGGCGGGCTGGTCCAGCTGCCGGCGCTGCTGCTCGGGCTGCCCGGCGCCGCGCCCGCGCAGGTCCTCGCGACGAACAAGCTCGCAGGCGTGATGGGGACGACGACCAGCTCGGTCACCTTCTACCGGCGCATCCGCCCCGACCTGCGCACCGCCCTGCCGATGGCCGCCGTCGCCTACGTCGGCGCGGTCGTCGGGGCGCTCATCGGGCTGCACATCCCCAAGAGCGCGTTCAACCCGATCATCCTCGTGTGCCTCGTCCTCGTCGGCGCCTACACGCTGCTCAAGCCGCAGCTCGGCACGGCCACCGCGCTGCGCTGGGACGGCGTGCGGCACACCGTCGCCGCGATGCTCACCGGCTTCCTCGTCGGGGTGTACGACGGCGCGCTCGGCCCGGGCACGGGCAGCTTCCTCGTCTTCGCGCTCGTCGGACTGCTCGGCTACGCGTTCCTCGAGGCGAGCGCCAAGGCCAAGATCGCCAACGTCGCGACGAACCTCGGCGCGCTGACCGTGTTCGCGCCCGGCGGCCACGTCGTGTGGGGCGTCGGCCTGCTCATGGGGGCGGCGAACCTCGCCGGCGGCTACCTCGGCGCCCGGACCGCGGTCCGGCTCGGCAGCCGGTTCGTCCGCATCGTCTTCGTCGTCGTCGTGACGGCGTTCGTCGTGCGGCTCTCGCTGCAGCTGCTCGGCGTCTGGCGCTGA
- a CDS encoding LacI family DNA-binding transcriptional regulator: MRPTMADVARRADVSIKTVSRVVNDEPGVRPQTASKVRAIIEELGFHRHEGASMLRKGRSTSIGLIVEDLGNPWYSQLAASMEREARSRNHFLISTSAEGSPEREAELVDALVARRVEGLVVVPASSDASEAIRSAAEEMPVVCVDRPLAGLVADTVLSDNEGGVRSAVEHLVAHRHRRIGFLGDDEVIWTAQRRQAAFLASYDLLGLPGEPLTRLGPYADGEVAALLDRWGQGRDGITAVITSNNRVTMQVIAAQRVCGLDLVVVGYDDFELADFLEPPVTCVHQDPASLGERAIQQLFARLDGELGDPRTHVIPTRLIVRGSARRRPASRRA, translated from the coding sequence GTGCGCCCGACGATGGCCGACGTCGCCCGACGGGCCGACGTGTCGATCAAGACCGTCTCCCGGGTGGTCAACGACGAGCCCGGCGTCCGCCCCCAGACCGCCTCGAAGGTCCGGGCGATCATCGAGGAGCTCGGCTTCCACCGCCACGAGGGCGCGAGCATGCTGCGCAAGGGCCGCTCGACGAGCATCGGGCTCATCGTCGAGGACCTCGGCAACCCCTGGTACTCGCAGCTGGCGGCCTCGATGGAGCGCGAGGCGCGCAGCCGCAACCACTTCCTCATCTCGACCTCCGCGGAAGGGTCGCCCGAGCGCGAGGCCGAGCTCGTCGACGCCCTCGTCGCCCGCCGCGTCGAGGGCCTCGTCGTCGTGCCGGCCTCGAGCGACGCCAGCGAGGCGATCCGCTCGGCCGCCGAGGAGATGCCCGTCGTCTGCGTCGACCGCCCGCTCGCCGGGCTCGTCGCCGACACCGTGCTCAGCGACAACGAGGGCGGGGTGCGCTCGGCCGTCGAGCACCTCGTCGCCCACCGGCACCGACGGATCGGGTTCCTCGGCGACGACGAGGTGATCTGGACGGCGCAGCGGCGGCAGGCGGCGTTCCTCGCGTCGTACGACCTGCTCGGTCTCCCCGGCGAGCCCCTCACCCGCCTCGGCCCCTACGCCGACGGCGAGGTCGCCGCCCTGCTCGACCGGTGGGGGCAGGGCCGCGACGGCATCACCGCCGTCATCACGAGCAACAACCGGGTGACCATGCAGGTCATCGCCGCCCAGCGGGTGTGCGGCCTCGACCTCGTCGTCGTCGGGTACGACGACTTCGAGCTCGCCGACTTCCTCGAGCCGCCGGTCACCTGCGTCCACCAGGACCCGGCGTCGCTGGGGGAGCGGGCCATCCAGCAGCTCTTCGCGCGGCTCGACGGCGAGCTCGGCGACCCGCGGACGCACGTCATCCCGACCCGTCTCATCGTCCGCGGCTCGGCCCGCCGGCGTCCCGCGTCGCGCCGCGCCTGA
- a CDS encoding sugar ABC transporter ATP-binding protein, with amino-acid sequence MRGITKTFPGVKALSDVTMTVRRGEVQAICGENGAGKSTLMKVLSGVYQAEEGEIWFDGQVRHFSNIRESEHAGIVIIHQELALIPELSIAENIFLGNEQKGGLGIDWVVTRQRARELLARVGLAENPDTKIRDIGVGKQQLVEIAKALSKDVKLLILDEPTAALNENDSQHLLNLIAGLRSKGVTCIMISHKLNEIEQISDAITVIRDGRTIETMRVKEEGVDENRIIKAMVGRDLESRFPDYTPQIGEPFFEVRDWTVRHPDVADRLVCKSESFFVRRGEIVGFAGLMGAGRTELMRSLFGRSYGQYLGGTMTLDGKQLNLHSVAEAIDAGLAYVTEDRKSLGLNLLDDIKRTTVSANLKRITHAFQVSEAEEYRFADEYRKELRTKAPTVDEGISKLSGGNQQKVVLSKWLFTEPEVLILDEPTRGIDVGAKFEIYGIIQRLAAQGKGVIVVSSELPELLGLSDRIYTICEGEITGVLEKRAADQESLMRLMTKGSHGGAGTTISADEVEHGELTDEHVSA; translated from the coding sequence ATGCGCGGCATCACCAAGACGTTCCCCGGGGTCAAGGCCCTGTCCGACGTGACGATGACCGTGCGCCGCGGAGAGGTCCAGGCGATCTGCGGCGAGAACGGCGCCGGCAAGTCGACCCTGATGAAGGTGCTCTCCGGCGTCTACCAGGCCGAGGAGGGCGAGATCTGGTTCGACGGCCAGGTGCGTCACTTCTCCAACATCCGCGAGAGCGAGCACGCGGGCATCGTCATCATCCACCAGGAGCTGGCGCTCATCCCCGAGCTGTCCATCGCGGAGAACATCTTCCTCGGCAACGAGCAGAAGGGCGGCCTCGGCATCGACTGGGTCGTCACCCGCCAGCGCGCCCGCGAGCTCCTCGCCCGGGTCGGCCTCGCCGAGAACCCCGACACGAAGATCAGGGACATCGGCGTCGGCAAGCAGCAGCTCGTCGAGATCGCCAAGGCGCTCTCCAAGGACGTCAAGCTGCTCATCCTCGACGAGCCGACCGCGGCGCTCAACGAGAACGACAGCCAGCACCTGCTCAACCTCATCGCCGGTCTGCGCTCCAAGGGCGTGACCTGCATCATGATCAGCCACAAGCTCAACGAGATCGAGCAGATCTCCGACGCCATCACCGTGATCCGCGACGGCCGCACCATCGAGACGATGCGTGTCAAGGAGGAGGGCGTCGACGAGAACCGGATCATCAAGGCGATGGTCGGACGCGACCTCGAGTCGCGCTTCCCCGACTACACCCCGCAGATCGGCGAGCCGTTCTTCGAGGTCCGCGACTGGACCGTGCGCCACCCCGACGTCGCCGACCGCCTCGTCTGCAAGAGCGAGAGCTTCTTCGTGCGCCGCGGTGAGATCGTCGGCTTCGCCGGCCTCATGGGTGCGGGCCGCACCGAGCTGATGCGCAGCCTCTTCGGCCGCTCCTACGGGCAGTACCTCGGCGGCACGATGACCCTCGACGGCAAGCAGCTCAACCTGCACAGCGTCGCCGAGGCGATCGACGCGGGCCTGGCCTACGTCACCGAGGACCGCAAGAGCCTGGGCCTCAACCTGCTCGACGACATCAAGCGCACGACGGTCTCGGCCAACCTCAAGCGGATCACCCACGCCTTCCAGGTCAGCGAGGCCGAGGAGTACCGCTTCGCCGACGAGTACCGCAAGGAGCTGCGGACCAAGGCGCCGACCGTCGACGAGGGCATCTCCAAGCTCTCGGGGGGCAACCAGCAGAAGGTCGTCCTGTCCAAGTGGCTCTTCACCGAGCCCGAGGTGCTCATCCTCGACGAGCCGACCCGCGGCATCGACGTCGGCGCGAAGTTCGAGATCTACGGCATCATCCAGCGGCTCGCCGCCCAGGGGAAGGGCGTCATCGTCGTGTCCTCCGAGCTGCCCGAGCTGCTCGGCCTGTCCGACCGGATCTACACGATCTGCGAGGGCGAGATCACCGGCGTCCTGGAGAAGCGGGCCGCCGACCAGGAGTCGCTCATGCGGCTCATGACCAAGGGCTCGCACGGCGGCGCCGGCACGACGATCAGCGCCGACGAGGTCGAGCACGGCGAGCTCACCGACGAGCACGTCTCGGCGTGA